Part of the Bacillota bacterium genome is shown below.
TGTTGAGGCATCAGGATGATTCCCCCGCGGTACGGCGAACGGTGATTGGCGCGCTGGCGGCGATTGCCCATTCCTCGGCCGAGGATGCCCTGCTTCGCGCGCTCAATAACCCCGAGGACGACGGCGACGCACGCGCACAGGCGGCGGTGGCGCTGGGTAAAATCGCCAGTGCACGGGCGGTCGCTACTCTGGTACGTGCGCTGAGCGATGAGGACCTGATTGTGCGCTCGGCAGCGGTAGGCGCGCTGGCGCGTGCAGGACGTGCAGCCATCCCTGCACTTACTCAAGCCATCCGCAGTGCAGACCCGGAGGTGAGGCGACTGGCGGCCGAGGCGCTGGGCGGAATGAACGACCCCGCAGCAATAGCTCCCCTGTCGGTGGCATTGAAGGACCCTGACTATCACGTGCGTCGTACAGCCGCAACCTCGCTGGGGCAAACAGGGCAAACCTCAGCCATCCCCCATCTGCTCGATGCGCTTTCCGACCCCGATGGCGGTGTGGGGGAGGCGGCAGCGAACTCTCTGGCGAATCTGGGGGCCACAGCGGTACAGCCTCTCGTTGCCAAGCTGGGCGCTAACAACCCAACCGTAGCTTATTTGGCAGCGCGTGCACTTTCGGCAATGGGAGAGGTCAGCGTCACCGCGTTGCAGGGGGCGCTGAACTCGCCCAACCCTACCGCACGCCACTGGGCGCTTATCGCGCTGGCAGGAAACAGCAGCCCCCAAGCGGCGGAGTTGCTGCAACAGGTACAGCAGCGCATCCCCGAGTCGGAGCGATGGATTATCGACGAAGCGGTCATGCGCCTTGGCAGCAGCGAAAGCTGATGTGCTGGGCAAAGGGAACCGATCCCCCAGCCCCCTTCCCTTGCAGGGAAGGGGGAATGCGCGACACCCCTCTCCCGCAGCGTGGTTTAACCGACCGCCCCAACACCCTTCCCTGCAACGGAAGGGAGAGTCCGCGAATCCCATCGCCTTGCAGGAGAGGGGACGGAGGCGAGGTCACACTCCCCTCTCCCGAAGCTTCGGGAGAGGGGCAGGGGGTGAGGGCAAACCACCACCTCCACCAGAAGATTTGTCAAACATTTCCCACCGACCCCGCAAAAATGCCTTCACAAATCCGCAAGCGGTTTAATAAAATCAATGTAGCAGAGCAGTCTTGTGCGGTTTCTGGAAGTTCCTGAAGGCTTTCAAAACCGTCACTACCTGCCGCATCGTGGCACACACACGGTTGACGGCGCAGGCAGGCTGATACAGGTGGTGGACGCGGCAACCAACACGACGGAGACGTATGTGT
Proteins encoded:
- a CDS encoding HEAT repeat domain-containing protein, whose translation is MNRAAALRWAIWILIIGGIISWTIWRNVQTQRTVDDLVSRDPARQVAAAKILATHDSLYDLVQQRPITARMRAADAFERLGTEEAVKALLALQKDPEIRMREHVTQKLITLAPKYPQPLLDALKDADSNVRSGAAKALATLGEPIVPKLVEALKDSGSRAAASDALSRIGKVCTPQVLPLIDEEDEALRIAVAELLGKLGDPRAVPALLRHQDDSPAVRRTVIGALAAIAHSSAEDALLRALNNPEDDGDARAQAAVALGKIASARAVATLVRALSDEDLIVRSAAVGALARAGRAAIPALTQAIRSADPEVRRLAAEALGGMNDPAAIAPLSVALKDPDYHVRRTAATSLGQTGQTSAIPHLLDALSDPDGGVGEAAANSLANLGATAVQPLVAKLGANNPTVAYLAARALSAMGEVSVTALQGALNSPNPTARHWALIALAGNSSPQAAELLQQVQQRIPESERWIIDEAVMRLGSSES